A genomic window from Candidatus Aegiribacteria sp. includes:
- a CDS encoding HD domain-containing protein, giving the protein MRNRIEKLFEKQLERIENPELRRKTVDIWVTAAEEGGWNPDDLEKIPFTLLTETHGINLIQHTIAVTEGAIGLADAIRSACDTPFEIDRDFLVAGGLLHDVGKLLEIEKTDDGYIKGHHGRHARHPISGAILAAKFDMPLEIINIIGCHAKEGEGRPQRVETVLIHQADFATFNPMVMLQKGLLIT; this is encoded by the coding sequence GTGCGAAATCGTATTGAAAAGCTTTTCGAAAAACAGCTCGAGAGAATTGAAAATCCAGAACTCAGGCGGAAAACAGTCGATATATGGGTAACCGCTGCGGAGGAGGGGGGATGGAATCCTGACGATCTGGAAAAAATACCATTCACACTCCTTACCGAGACACACGGCATCAACCTGATTCAGCATACGATAGCCGTTACCGAGGGCGCAATTGGCCTTGCGGATGCGATACGGTCCGCCTGCGATACGCCTTTTGAGATTGACAGGGATTTTCTTGTTGCAGGGGGTCTTCTGCACGATGTCGGAAAACTGCTGGAAATCGAGAAGACCGATGACGGTTACATCAAGGGTCACCACGGAAGGCATGCCAGACATCCGATCTCAGGTGCCATTCTGGCGGCAAAATTCGATATGCCGCTTGAGATAATCAACATAATAGGGTGCCACGCGAAGGAGGGTGAAGGCCGTCCACAGAGGGTTGAAACAGTTCTGATTCACCAGGCGGATTTCGCCACATTCAACCCGATGGTCATGCTCCAGAAAGGTCTCCTAATAACCTAG